Proteins from a genomic interval of Clostridium sp. M62/1:
- a CDS encoding DUF2304 domain-containing protein gives MTMLLRAVLIVVSILTTVLILRKIRQSKLQIEDSLFWIGFSFMLILFSVFPVVPTVLSELAGTYSTSNFIFLFVIFLLIVKLFHMSIKQSQMETRLKELVQKIAIEDKEQRDRQAGKVDCREQTDREGRDSCGEKEIGKKG, from the coding sequence ATGACCATGCTTCTTAGGGCCGTTCTCATTGTGGTGTCCATTCTCACAACGGTTCTGATTTTGAGGAAAATACGCCAGTCAAAGCTGCAGATAGAGGATTCCCTCTTCTGGATCGGTTTTTCCTTTATGCTGATCCTGTTCAGCGTATTCCCTGTGGTGCCGACTGTCCTGTCGGAGCTTGCGGGGACGTACTCCACATCGAATTTTATCTTCCTGTTTGTGATCTTTCTTTTGATCGTCAAGCTGTTTCACATGTCCATCAAACAGTCTCAGATGGAGACAAGGCTCAAAGAGCTGGTTCAGAAAATAGCCATCGAGGACAAGGAACAGCGGGACAGACAGGCCGGAAAGGTTGACTGCAGGGAACAGACGGACAGGGAAGGCAGAGACAGCTGTGGGGAAAAAGAGATCGGAAAAAAGGGCTGA
- a CDS encoding DUF2142 domain-containing protein — protein sequence MQFWRKPLEGQEPDKQEPERSKPEGQKPDKQEKGSQKPEGQKPDKQQPEKKRLGKNQAEKKRPEKKKAGTGSWKADRRLLIKAAACAAVVFALGILFELFCNLPLIQNKGEGNFEIPLSQTEYEGFELRTAENGSQALVLTEEVGRIHIPVGEFIGKLACSYEYEGLLNLTAEAHVENEYGEVRERDSIKIQDRNPKTNKTTWLNIRRETESVDLTVSREGLFEPGLSYIDFSSMPLAVTGFSAVTKPAVNPYRLCFFWAACGTALFLIMARRQIGRHIEMGFLIVALVGGTLFSLSLPADKVGFDEEIHFEQSFWIANYRSPVHLSPTIFQEFSAGIDTWPLNQPGGLEEQRELSHYLNETGDYRNGSMLWSADLNKTTFTGYLGQAAVLKACQILNLPFSLLFKLGRLGNLFVYCLVMALAIRKTPVGKGIMAFIGLMPAPLMLAGVYSYDPAVTAFLYLSCACILKAVLEPEGRLSVKEYVLILAAFFWGCRIKAVYAPLILTGLLIPASRYGSRKQMRWMRAGFVALFVILMASFVLPVLISPSETGDLRGGATSEAGQMAYVLGQPFAYARILFENIFLNFPSYVLGEGAFGVLGHLGTISFPWLLYAGSTAVILTDTRSSCGKRLTGWQRLWIFVLAGACAVLVWTSMYIAFTPPGNTYIEGVQGRYYLPFLFLLWLVPSPSAVTVHLKNEVYYPALLGLAGVILYAVYAADVLIPHCL from the coding sequence ATGCAGTTTTGGAGGAAACCGCTAGAGGGGCAGGAGCCGGATAAGCAGGAGCCAGAAAGGTCGAAGCCGGAAGGACAGAAGCCAGATAAGCAGGAGAAAGGAAGCCAGAAGCCAGAAGGGCAAAAGCCGGATAAGCAGCAGCCGGAGAAAAAGCGGCTGGGAAAAAATCAGGCAGAAAAAAAACGGCCGGAAAAAAAGAAAGCCGGGACAGGGAGCTGGAAGGCAGACAGAAGGCTGCTCATAAAGGCGGCTGCCTGTGCGGCTGTCGTGTTTGCTCTCGGCATTCTGTTTGAGCTTTTCTGCAACCTTCCTCTCATTCAGAACAAAGGGGAGGGGAATTTTGAGATTCCCCTCTCGCAGACAGAGTACGAGGGATTTGAGCTGAGAACGGCTGAAAACGGCAGCCAGGCTCTTGTCCTGACTGAAGAAGTCGGGAGGATCCACATACCGGTGGGGGAATTTATCGGAAAGCTGGCCTGCAGCTATGAGTATGAAGGCCTCCTGAATCTGACGGCTGAGGCCCATGTGGAAAATGAGTACGGGGAAGTGAGAGAGAGGGATTCCATTAAAATCCAGGACAGGAACCCGAAGACAAATAAGACCACCTGGCTGAATATCAGGAGGGAGACAGAGTCGGTGGATTTGACCGTGAGCCGGGAGGGGCTCTTCGAGCCGGGACTCTCCTACATCGACTTTTCCTCCATGCCCCTGGCTGTCACAGGATTTTCTGCAGTGACGAAGCCTGCTGTAAATCCCTACAGGCTGTGTTTCTTCTGGGCTGCCTGCGGAACGGCTCTGTTTCTTATCATGGCCAGAAGACAGATTGGGCGCCATATAGAGATGGGCTTTCTTATTGTGGCCCTTGTGGGGGGAACCCTGTTCTCCCTGTCTCTTCCCGCTGACAAGGTGGGGTTCGACGAGGAGATCCACTTTGAGCAGAGCTTCTGGATTGCCAACTACAGGAGTCCGGTCCATCTGTCGCCCACGATTTTCCAGGAATTTTCAGCGGGGATTGACACCTGGCCTCTGAACCAGCCGGGAGGGCTTGAGGAACAGAGGGAGTTAAGCCATTATCTGAATGAAACAGGAGATTACAGAAACGGGAGCATGCTCTGGAGCGCGGATCTGAATAAGACCACCTTCACCGGCTATCTGGGACAGGCGGCTGTCTTAAAGGCCTGCCAGATCCTGAATCTGCCCTTTTCCCTCTTATTTAAGCTGGGGCGCCTGGGCAATCTCTTTGTCTACTGCCTGGTTATGGCCCTGGCCATCCGGAAAACTCCCGTGGGAAAGGGGATTATGGCTTTTATCGGCTTAATGCCGGCGCCGCTTATGCTGGCCGGTGTGTACTCCTACGATCCTGCGGTGACAGCCTTCCTTTATCTCTCCTGCGCCTGCATCCTGAAGGCTGTGCTGGAGCCGGAGGGAAGGCTCTCGGTGAAGGAATACGTGCTCATTCTGGCTGCCTTCTTCTGGGGCTGCAGGATCAAGGCAGTTTACGCGCCGCTGATCCTGACAGGTCTTCTGATCCCGGCGTCCAGATACGGCAGCAGAAAACAGATGCGGTGGATGCGGGCCGGCTTTGTGGCGCTGTTTGTCATCCTGATGGCCTCCTTTGTGCTTCCTGTTTTAATTTCGCCCAGCGAAACCGGCGATCTGAGAGGCGGAGCCACCAGCGAGGCAGGCCAGATGGCCTATGTCCTGGGACAGCCCTTCGCCTACGCAAGGATTCTGTTTGAAAATATTTTCCTGAATTTCCCCTCCTATGTGCTGGGAGAGGGGGCCTTCGGCGTGCTGGGGCATCTGGGGACGATTTCCTTCCCCTGGCTTTTGTATGCGGGGAGTACGGCAGTTATCCTCACGGACACCAGGTCGTCCTGTGGAAAACGTCTGACCGGATGGCAGAGACTGTGGATATTTGTGCTGGCAGGCGCCTGCGCGGTGCTTGTCTGGACTTCCATGTATATTGCGTTTACGCCGCCGGGGAATACCTATATAGAGGGCGTGCAGGGAAGATATTATCTGCCGTTTTTATTCCTGCTGTGGCTGGTGCCAAGCCCGTCCGCCGTGACGGTTCACCTGAAAAATGAGGTGTACTATCCGGCGCTTCTGGGCCTGGCGGGAGTGATTCTGTATGCCGTGTACGCAGCGGATGTTCTGATCCCCCACTGTCTGTAG
- a CDS encoding glycosyltransferase family A protein, producing the protein MEEKKEQLGFHTFAICAYKDSPYLEECMASVKRQSCSSEVICCTSTPSPYISRLAEKYGIPLYVREGKSGIREDWLFAYEKAGGKFVTIAHQDDRYRKNYTETLLAMYRKYPDMTVFCSDYAAVMMEPKPDGSLRARLQTVNRVWLVKKFLRLPLRLRFLADRTGVKRAALLFGNSICCPSCAYNKEELGNRLFESSFEFALDWDNLYELAGRKGRFVCSERPLIYYRVHPGATTKQCIEDNRRKEDETAMFRKMWPEPAVRLLMHFYRKAYDAYGKQD; encoded by the coding sequence ATGGAAGAAAAAAAGGAACAGCTGGGGTTTCATACCTTTGCCATCTGCGCCTATAAGGATTCGCCCTATCTGGAGGAGTGCATGGCCTCAGTAAAACGCCAGAGCTGCAGCTCAGAGGTCATCTGCTGTACATCAACGCCCAGCCCCTATATCAGCCGTCTGGCTGAAAAATACGGCATTCCCCTGTATGTGCGGGAGGGGAAAAGCGGCATTCGGGAGGACTGGCTGTTCGCCTATGAGAAGGCAGGCGGAAAGTTCGTGACAATCGCCCACCAGGACGACAGGTACAGGAAAAATTACACGGAAACCCTTCTGGCTATGTACAGAAAATACCCGGATATGACAGTATTCTGCAGCGACTACGCCGCTGTTATGATGGAGCCTAAGCCGGATGGAAGCCTTCGGGCAAGGCTTCAGACGGTGAATCGGGTGTGGCTGGTGAAAAAGTTTCTCAGGCTCCCTCTGCGCCTGCGTTTCCTGGCAGACAGGACCGGCGTGAAGCGGGCTGCCCTTTTGTTTGGAAATTCCATCTGCTGTCCGTCCTGCGCCTACAATAAGGAGGAGCTTGGAAACCGCCTCTTTGAATCCTCCTTTGAGTTTGCCCTGGACTGGGACAATCTCTATGAGCTGGCGGGGCGAAAAGGCAGGTTTGTCTGCTCAGAACGGCCGCTCATCTACTACAGGGTGCATCCGGGGGCAACCACGAAGCAGTGCATCGAGGACAACCGGAGAAAAGAGGACGAGACGGCCATGTTCAGGAAGATGTGGCCGGAGCCGGCAGTGAGGCTTCTGATGCATTTCTACAGAAAGGCGTATGACGCTTACGGAAAACAGGATTAG
- a CDS encoding pyridoxal-phosphate-dependent aminotransferase family protein, protein MINFAVGPVQMEEDIRALGAEEIPYFRTPEFSGIMKENEALMKKFMKAGEDSRAVFLTGSGTAAMEAAVLNVFTGEDRVLIVNGGSFGARFVKICQVLGIPHEVICLEAGKALKREHLLPFEDRGFTGFLVNVHETSTGVHYDMELIGEFCRRNRLFLVVDAISSFLADDFEMEKWGVDLVLTGSQKALALPPGLSVLVLNGKAAERIRNNQVKSIYFDLKEYLKDGERGQTPYTPAVSILLQLNLRLRKIDRAGLSKEQERIRAQAEDFREKIKELPFEIVSESLSSGETPLHPTGRAADGTAVSAHRIFEILKDEYEIFVCPNGGELADRIFRVGHMGNLTFEDNDRLIAALKDMQNRGLL, encoded by the coding sequence ATGATTAATTTTGCAGTGGGCCCGGTTCAGATGGAGGAGGACATAAGAGCTCTGGGCGCAGAGGAAATCCCCTATTTCAGGACGCCGGAATTTTCCGGTATTATGAAGGAAAACGAGGCCCTGATGAAAAAGTTTATGAAGGCAGGGGAGGATTCCAGGGCTGTCTTTCTGACAGGCTCCGGAACGGCCGCCATGGAGGCTGCGGTCTTAAATGTGTTTACGGGGGAGGACCGGGTTCTCATCGTAAACGGAGGCAGCTTTGGGGCGAGGTTTGTAAAAATCTGCCAGGTTCTGGGAATCCCTCACGAGGTGATCTGCCTTGAGGCGGGGAAGGCCCTGAAACGTGAGCACCTCCTGCCCTTTGAGGACAGGGGCTTTACCGGTTTTCTGGTCAATGTCCATGAAACCTCCACGGGCGTTCACTATGACATGGAACTGATCGGGGAGTTCTGCAGAAGAAACAGGCTGTTTCTTGTGGTGGATGCCATCAGCTCCTTCCTGGCCGACGACTTTGAGATGGAAAAATGGGGAGTCGATCTGGTTCTCACCGGCTCTCAGAAGGCGCTCGCTCTCCCTCCGGGGCTCTCTGTCCTGGTGCTGAATGGAAAGGCTGCAGAGCGCATCAGAAACAATCAGGTGAAATCCATCTATTTTGACTTAAAAGAGTACCTGAAGGACGGGGAGAGGGGACAGACACCCTACACGCCGGCAGTCAGCATCCTTCTGCAGCTGAACCTGAGGCTTCGAAAGATTGACAGGGCGGGGCTCTCGAAAGAGCAGGAACGGATCCGGGCTCAGGCAGAGGATTTCAGGGAGAAGATAAAAGAGCTGCCCTTTGAGATTGTCTCAGAATCCCTCTCCAGCGGGGAAACGCCTCTGCACCCCACAGGAAGGGCTGCAGACGGAACTGCCGTCTCGGCCCACAGGATATTCGAGATTCTGAAGGATGAGTACGAGATCTTTGTGTGCCCCAACGGCGGTGAGCTGGCTGACCGGATCTTCCGTGTGGGGCATATGGGAAATCTGACCTTTGAGGACAACGACAGACTGATTGCGGCATTGAAAGATATGCAGAACAGGGGGCTTCTGTGA
- a CDS encoding ABC transporter permease has protein sequence MNYYTSLFKGIIEKRKLIWDLAKADFKKRFVGSYFGVVWMFVQPLVTILIYAFLFGEYGFKSPPPVPGASYVIWMVPGIVPWFYFSEALNSGTNCLQEYHYLVKKVVFQVEMLPIIKLISCFMVHACFLAIMVGFYLVGGYFPIATWIQVLYYSFAVSMLALAVTYITSSIQVFFKDMAQIVGICLQFGMWLTPIMYHESMFTDAHPWLLPIFKLNPFYYISTGFRDSMLQGNWFFERPTLTLYFWAVTLVLMFLGLRIFRKLRPHFSDVM, from the coding sequence ATGAATTACTATACTTCCCTGTTTAAAGGGATCATTGAGAAGAGAAAGCTGATCTGGGATCTGGCCAAGGCAGATTTCAAGAAGCGGTTTGTGGGCTCCTATTTTGGAGTTGTCTGGATGTTTGTCCAGCCCCTTGTAACCATTCTGATTTACGCCTTCCTGTTCGGCGAGTACGGCTTTAAGAGCCCGCCTCCTGTGCCTGGGGCTTCCTATGTCATCTGGATGGTTCCGGGAATTGTGCCCTGGTTCTACTTCAGCGAAGCCCTGAATTCCGGCACAAACTGCCTTCAGGAGTACCACTACCTGGTGAAAAAGGTAGTGTTTCAGGTGGAAATGCTTCCGATTATCAAGCTGATTTCCTGCTTTATGGTACACGCCTGCTTTCTGGCAATTATGGTGGGCTTTTACCTGGTGGGAGGCTATTTCCCCATCGCGACCTGGATTCAGGTACTGTACTACTCCTTTGCAGTGTCCATGCTGGCCCTGGCAGTTACCTATATTACGAGCTCTATCCAGGTATTTTTTAAAGATATGGCTCAGATTGTGGGAATCTGCCTGCAGTTTGGCATGTGGCTGACGCCGATTATGTACCATGAATCCATGTTTACCGATGCCCACCCGTGGCTTCTGCCGATTTTTAAGCTGAACCCGTTTTACTATATTTCCACAGGGTTCAGGGACAGTATGCTGCAGGGAAACTGGTTTTTTGAGAGGCCCACGCTTACGCTTTATTTCTGGGCAGTGACGCTTGTGCTGATGTTCCTGGGGCTTCGGATTTTCAGAAAGCTGAGGCCGCATTTCTCTGATGTGATGTAA
- a CDS encoding GNAT family N-acetyltransferase, which yields MSETHFSSVKRKILRDVRQNPLTFPPSFPFTVSVLTLSDLPSVYSLCLGNPLYYKHLNCPLTPDLVQSDFTALPPGKNCEDKYFLGFCKNGSLAAVMDLVFGYPDEKTVYIGFFMVDRQLQGKGTGSLIISHTADILQRQSYRFMKLAWVEGNRQSEHFWRKNGFEPNGRSSHLEACTVAEAVRPLQTE from the coding sequence ATGTCAGAAACTCATTTCAGTTCAGTGAAAAGAAAGATTCTTCGTGATGTGAGGCAGAACCCTCTCACGTTTCCCCCTTCCTTTCCGTTTACAGTATCTGTCCTCACCCTCAGCGATCTGCCCTCTGTGTATTCTCTCTGCCTTGGCAATCCGCTGTATTATAAGCACCTGAACTGCCCCCTCACGCCAGACCTGGTGCAGTCTGATTTCACCGCCCTTCCTCCGGGTAAAAACTGTGAGGACAAATATTTTCTGGGTTTTTGCAAAAATGGCTCTTTAGCCGCTGTCATGGATCTGGTCTTCGGCTATCCAGATGAAAAAACTGTTTACATCGGTTTTTTTATGGTAGACCGACAGCTTCAGGGAAAAGGTACCGGCAGCCTGATCATCAGCCATACAGCAGATATTCTGCAGCGTCAGAGCTATCGCTTCATGAAGCTTGCCTGGGTGGAGGGAAACCGGCAAAGTGAGCACTTCTGGCGCAAAAACGGATTTGAACCAAACGGCAGAAGCAGCCACCTTGAGGCCTGCACGGTGGCGGAGGCCGTGCGTCCGCTCCAGACGGAATAA
- the rfbC gene encoding dTDP-4-dehydrorhamnose 3,5-epimerase — MGKIKVTPCDIKGLYVIEPTVFKDERGYFVETYNQNDFKEAGLDMVFVQDNQSMSVKGVLRGLHYQKQYPQGKLVRAIRGTVFDVAVDLRADSETYGKWFGVVLSAENKKQFYIPEGFAHGFLVLSDEAEFAYKCTDFYHPGDEGGLAWNDPEIGVEWPIEEGMKLIISEKDQKWGGFKDTFRF, encoded by the coding sequence ATGGGAAAAATTAAAGTAACGCCATGTGATATCAAAGGGCTTTACGTGATTGAGCCGACCGTGTTTAAGGATGAGAGAGGATACTTTGTGGAAACCTACAATCAGAACGACTTCAAAGAGGCCGGCCTTGACATGGTATTTGTCCAGGACAATCAGTCCATGTCTGTGAAGGGCGTGCTTCGGGGACTTCACTACCAGAAGCAGTATCCCCAGGGCAAGCTGGTGCGCGCTATCCGCGGAACCGTGTTCGACGTGGCTGTGGATCTGAGGGCAGACTCTGAAACCTATGGAAAATGGTTCGGAGTGGTTCTCTCTGCAGAGAATAAGAAGCAGTTTTACATTCCGGAGGGCTTCGCCCACGGTTTCCTGGTTCTGTCTGACGAGGCAGAGTTCGCCTATAAATGTACGGATTTCTACCACCCCGGAGACGAGGGCGGTCTGGCCTGGAATGACCCTGAAATCGGCGTAGAGTGGCCTATCGAGGAGGGAATGAAGCTGATTATTTCCGAGAAGGATCAGAAGTGGGGCGGCTTTAAGGATACCTTCCGCTTCTAA
- a CDS encoding glycosyltransferase family 2 protein: protein MENIAWRKAETDMELKKAEERAEGRKKSVDLIIPVYRPGKSFKELLKRIREQDYPIRRLIIMNTEEQFWKPEYEEIFEKKGTQETEMEVHHLSREEFDHGGTRDRGIRLSDADVCILMTHDAVPADRKLVGNLIKALESGPDIAAAYARQLPFEDCSLMEKYTRAFNYPAESRIKSVADLKELGIKTFFCSNVCAAYDTAIYRSLGGFIKKTIFNEDMIYAAKAVENGYRIAYAADARVFHSHNYTAVEQLHRNFDLAVSQADHPEVFSGIRSEGEGIRLVRRTAAFLVRQGKWMLLPKLAVHSGFKYAGYLLGKQYKRLPRSLVLWLTMNKNYWN from the coding sequence ATGGAAAATATTGCCTGGAGGAAAGCAGAGACAGATATGGAACTGAAAAAAGCAGAAGAAAGAGCAGAGGGCCGGAAAAAGTCAGTGGATTTAATCATTCCTGTTTACCGGCCGGGTAAGAGTTTTAAGGAGCTTCTGAAACGGATACGGGAGCAGGATTATCCCATCCGCCGGCTCATCATCATGAATACAGAGGAACAGTTCTGGAAGCCGGAATATGAGGAGATCTTTGAGAAAAAAGGGACTCAGGAAACAGAGATGGAGGTGCATCACCTGTCCAGGGAGGAGTTTGATCACGGCGGGACGAGGGACCGGGGCATCCGCCTGTCTGACGCGGATGTGTGTATTCTGATGACCCACGACGCAGTTCCGGCAGACAGGAAGCTGGTGGGAAATCTCATAAAAGCTCTCGAGAGCGGGCCGGACATTGCGGCAGCCTACGCCAGGCAGCTGCCCTTTGAGGACTGCTCCCTGATGGAAAAATATACGAGAGCCTTCAACTATCCGGCAGAGAGCCGGATCAAGTCGGTAGCGGATCTAAAGGAGCTTGGCATCAAAACCTTCTTCTGCTCCAACGTCTGCGCGGCCTACGATACAGCCATATACAGGAGTCTCGGAGGCTTTATTAAAAAGACGATCTTCAATGAGGACATGATCTATGCGGCAAAGGCTGTCGAAAACGGCTATCGGATTGCCTATGCGGCGGACGCAAGAGTGTTTCACTCTCACAACTACACGGCAGTGGAGCAGCTCCACCGGAATTTCGATCTGGCAGTCTCCCAGGCCGACCATCCGGAGGTCTTTTCCGGGATCCGGTCAGAGGGAGAGGGAATCCGGCTGGTCAGGCGCACCGCGGCCTTTCTCGTCAGACAGGGAAAGTGGATGCTCCTACCGAAGCTGGCTGTTCACAGCGGCTTCAAGTATGCCGGATACCTGCTTGGGAAACAGTATAAAAGGCTGCCCAGAAGCCTGGTGCTCTGGCTGACCATGAATAAAAATTACTGGAACTGA
- a CDS encoding NTP transferase domain-containing protein translates to MRVLILAAGRGTRISRYLSGKPKCTVDIGNGLCLIQYTVELLKSRGIDRIGIVLGYQSQVIREVLEGSGAEFFVNPFYDVTNSIASAWFARAFLEEAASDGEDLMIMNGDVYMEDGLLDQILSEKLSPVMFADESRKETADYKFYYENGVLKKYGKELTGGDITGEYIGIGRFDSRFIPIFLKRMDEMIAVQEHSVWWENVLYGMANEREIYVKDIQGKFWAEVDYIEDYERILEHRGIERLEPCSFGGNR, encoded by the coding sequence GTGAGAGTTCTGATACTTGCGGCAGGGCGGGGGACCAGGATCTCCCGCTACCTGTCAGGAAAACCGAAGTGTACGGTGGACATTGGAAACGGGCTGTGCCTGATACAGTATACGGTAGAGCTTTTAAAAAGCCGCGGCATTGACCGGATCGGCATCGTGCTGGGCTATCAGTCCCAGGTGATACGAGAGGTGCTTGAAGGCAGCGGCGCGGAGTTTTTTGTCAATCCCTTCTACGATGTGACAAACAGCATTGCCTCTGCCTGGTTTGCCAGGGCCTTTCTCGAGGAGGCCGCGTCTGACGGGGAGGATCTGATGATTATGAACGGGGATGTCTATATGGAGGATGGCCTCCTTGACCAGATCCTATCGGAAAAGCTGAGCCCTGTCATGTTTGCGGATGAGAGCCGGAAGGAAACGGCGGACTATAAATTTTACTACGAAAACGGTGTCCTGAAAAAATACGGAAAAGAGCTGACAGGCGGGGACATAACCGGAGAATACATCGGGATCGGCCGCTTCGACAGCCGCTTCATCCCCATTTTCCTTAAGAGGATGGATGAGATGATCGCAGTCCAGGAACACTCGGTCTGGTGGGAAAATGTCCTCTACGGCATGGCAAACGAGCGGGAGATCTATGTAAAGGACATCCAGGGAAAGTTCTGGGCCGAGGTGGACTATATCGAGGACTATGAGAGGATACTGGAACACAGAGGAATTGAGAGGTTAGAGCCATGCAGTTTTGGAGGAAACCGCTAG
- a CDS encoding sodium/glutamate symporter, with protein MNFDPATSTLTLDLLATTGFGCVMVYLGKGIVRRVKVFQDWSLPAPVIGGLIVAVILSILKSNGIFSVQWTSTLGNHLMNIFFTCVGFGFSRKLLDRGKKFCAGIALSVLLLVLLQGILGIIVASSLGMHPLMGIQIGTGALAGGVGTTSAFGPVYESMGAVGATEIGVSAATLGMIAGSLTGGPLAVLLIKKHKLTSNPAETEFEDDGEKTLPLDAKNLLSSVCMMTIIAACGIPIYLLLSQIPLIEMPYFIGCLFAGAIARNILEGIHVEIRPQEVEAIEHISLDIFLAITIMTMDLTKIAGSAVPMLITLFAVTVATLLFTYFIGFRMYKSDYNAACMCAGLIGMGMGSGSNAVANERAVMEKYGYSHIAWVLYPAFSVLCVDIFNPLFMSFAPGIMGFAG; from the coding sequence ATGAATTTTGATCCAGCTACCTCAACCCTTACTCTGGATCTTCTGGCCACAACCGGTTTTGGCTGTGTTATGGTTTATCTGGGTAAGGGCATTGTACGCCGTGTAAAGGTATTCCAGGACTGGAGCCTTCCGGCTCCGGTTATCGGCGGCCTGATTGTGGCCGTCATCCTCAGCATTTTAAAGAGCAACGGCATTTTCTCCGTGCAGTGGACCTCCACGCTCGGAAATCACCTGATGAATATCTTCTTTACCTGTGTCGGCTTCGGCTTCAGCCGGAAGCTGTTAGACCGCGGCAAAAAATTCTGTGCCGGAATTGCGCTGTCTGTCCTGCTTCTGGTACTTCTTCAGGGTATTCTCGGTATCATAGTCGCCTCCTCTCTGGGCATGCACCCGCTGATGGGCATCCAGATCGGAACAGGGGCTCTGGCAGGCGGTGTGGGAACCACCTCTGCCTTCGGACCGGTCTATGAGAGCATGGGAGCCGTCGGCGCAACCGAGATCGGTGTGTCTGCTGCCACTCTGGGCATGATCGCCGGAAGCCTCACCGGAGGACCTCTGGCTGTGCTTCTGATTAAAAAGCACAAGCTCACCTCCAACCCGGCAGAGACAGAGTTTGAGGACGACGGTGAGAAAACGCTTCCTCTCGATGCAAAGAATCTTCTGTCCTCTGTCTGCATGATGACTATCATCGCAGCCTGCGGCATCCCGATCTATCTCCTTCTGAGCCAGATCCCTCTGATTGAGATGCCATACTTTATCGGCTGTCTGTTTGCAGGAGCCATAGCCAGAAATATCCTGGAAGGGATTCACGTGGAAATCCGCCCTCAGGAGGTGGAAGCCATCGAGCATATTTCCCTGGACATTTTCCTGGCTATCACGATTATGACCATGGATCTGACAAAGATTGCCGGCTCCGCTGTTCCAATGCTGATCACACTCTTTGCCGTGACAGTGGCCACTCTTTTATTTACCTATTTCATCGGCTTTCGCATGTATAAGAGCGACTACAATGCAGCCTGCATGTGCGCCGGTCTGATTGGAATGGGCATGGGCTCCGGCTCCAACGCAGTTGCCAACGAGCGCGCTGTTATGGAAAAGTACGGCTACTCCCACATTGCCTGGGTTCTCTACCCGGCCTTCTCCGTACTCTGCGTGGACATTTTCAACCCTCTGTTTATGTCCTTCGCACCTGGAATCATGGGATTTGCCGGATAA
- a CDS encoding glycosyltransferase family 2 protein, with protein MEDMMSDLLIVIPAYNEEKNIERVVDRLIRDFPQYDYLVINDGSKDRTGEICRERGYEFLDLPVNLGLAGGFQAGLKYAAKKEYRYAVQLDGDGQHRPEYLEAMIEKMEEGYDIVIGSRFVGAKKPLSMRMIGSRLIEWAIRLTTGVTIKDPTSGLRMFNHRMIKEFAGGLNYGPEPDTVSYLIKGGAKVAEIPVIMDERLSGVSYLTPVKSIFYMAKILSSILLIQSFRKRERKGEEV; from the coding sequence ATGGAGGACATGATGTCAGATTTACTGATCGTAATACCAGCCTACAATGAAGAAAAAAATATTGAGCGTGTGGTGGACCGCCTGATACGTGATTTTCCCCAGTACGATTACCTTGTAATCAACGACGGCTCCAAAGACAGGACGGGGGAGATATGCAGGGAGCGGGGCTATGAATTTCTGGATCTGCCGGTAAACCTGGGACTTGCCGGGGGATTTCAGGCGGGGCTAAAATATGCGGCGAAAAAGGAGTACCGATACGCGGTGCAGCTGGACGGGGACGGCCAGCACCGGCCGGAATATCTGGAGGCCATGATAGAAAAGATGGAGGAGGGGTATGACATTGTCATCGGCTCCCGGTTTGTGGGAGCCAAAAAGCCTCTGTCCATGCGGATGATAGGAAGCCGCCTGATTGAGTGGGCGATTCGCCTGACCACAGGGGTGACAATCAAGGATCCTACCTCCGGCCTGCGTATGTTCAACCACAGAATGATAAAAGAATTTGCAGGCGGCCTGAATTACGGACCTGAGCCGGATACGGTATCCTATCTGATCAAGGGGGGAGCGAAGGTGGCGGAGATCCCGGTTATCATGGATGAGCGGCTTTCAGGAGTCAGCTATCTGACACCCGTAAAATCCATATTTTATATGGCGAAAATTCTGTCGTCTATTCTGCTGATTCAGAGCTTCAGAAAACGTGAAAGGAAGGGGGAAGAGGTATGA